In Actinomadura citrea, a single window of DNA contains:
- a CDS encoding UDP-N-acetylmuramoyl-L-alanyl-D-glutamate--2,6-diaminopimelate ligase yields MRPTTNPARPLSGLAALLGIGQDGQGGGTAGDAVSVTGITHDSRAVLPGDVYVALPGARAHGAQFSAQAAEAGAVAILTDVEGHDRAAATGLPVLVTRDVRARLGDAASWVYGEPGSDITLIGVTGTSGKTTTVFLLEAGLRAAGIETGLVGGVEIRVGGDRVPSALTTPEATDLHALLAMMRERGVGAAAMEVSSHALVQGRVGGARYEVAVFTNLSQDHLDYHPTMQDYFLAKARLFTPEYSRVGVINLDDHYGRELLEIATVPATTFSPTGDPAADWRAEDVRVGADGSVFRVVGPLGIEADGEVRLAGPFNVANALAAIVALVEAGIPLQAAVRGVASLPGVPGRLERVDEGQDFVTLVDYSHKPGAVEAVLNALRPVTEGDLAVVIGCGGDRDRGKRPLMGEAAARLADMAYLTNDNPRSEDPLAILAAMVEGGLKVPQPERAHIVVEPDRAAAIDLAVGRARRGDVVVVAGKGHEQGQNVAGEIHPFDDREVVRAALRRRADAFRRHGQGTRGDGTQA; encoded by the coding sequence ATGCGTCCCACCACCAACCCGGCTCGTCCGCTGAGCGGACTCGCGGCGCTTCTCGGAATCGGACAGGACGGGCAGGGCGGGGGGACCGCGGGGGACGCGGTGTCCGTCACGGGGATCACACACGACTCGCGCGCCGTGCTGCCCGGCGACGTCTACGTGGCGCTGCCCGGCGCCCGCGCGCACGGCGCCCAGTTCTCCGCCCAGGCCGCGGAGGCCGGCGCCGTGGCGATCCTCACCGACGTCGAGGGTCACGACCGGGCCGCGGCGACGGGCCTGCCCGTCCTGGTGACGAGGGACGTCCGGGCGCGGCTCGGCGACGCGGCGTCGTGGGTGTACGGCGAGCCCGGCAGCGACATCACCCTCATCGGCGTGACCGGCACCAGCGGCAAGACCACCACGGTGTTCCTGCTGGAGGCGGGCCTGCGCGCCGCCGGGATCGAGACGGGCCTGGTCGGCGGCGTCGAGATCCGGGTGGGCGGCGACCGGGTGCCGAGCGCGCTCACCACGCCGGAGGCGACCGACCTGCACGCGCTGCTGGCGATGATGCGCGAGCGCGGCGTCGGCGCCGCCGCGATGGAGGTGTCCAGCCACGCGCTCGTCCAGGGCCGGGTCGGCGGCGCCCGCTACGAGGTCGCGGTGTTCACCAACCTGTCCCAGGACCACCTCGACTACCACCCGACCATGCAGGACTACTTCCTCGCGAAGGCGCGGCTGTTCACGCCCGAGTACTCGCGGGTCGGCGTGATCAACCTCGACGACCACTACGGCCGCGAGCTGCTGGAGATCGCCACGGTGCCGGCGACGACGTTCTCCCCGACCGGGGACCCGGCGGCCGACTGGCGGGCCGAGGACGTGCGCGTCGGCGCCGACGGCAGCGTGTTCCGCGTCGTCGGGCCCCTCGGCATCGAGGCCGACGGCGAGGTCCGCCTCGCCGGGCCGTTCAACGTCGCCAACGCCCTGGCCGCGATCGTCGCGCTGGTGGAGGCGGGCATTCCGCTGCAGGCGGCGGTCCGTGGGGTGGCCTCGCTGCCGGGCGTCCCCGGGCGGCTGGAGCGGGTCGACGAGGGGCAGGACTTCGTGACCCTCGTCGACTACTCGCACAAGCCGGGCGCGGTCGAGGCCGTCCTGAACGCGCTGCGGCCCGTCACCGAGGGCGACCTCGCGGTGGTGATCGGCTGCGGCGGCGACCGCGACCGCGGCAAGCGGCCGCTCATGGGCGAGGCCGCCGCGCGGCTGGCCGACATGGCGTACCTCACCAACGACAACCCGAGGTCGGAAGATCCACTGGCCATCCTTGCCGCTATGGTCGAGGGCGGGCTCAAGGTGCCGCAGCCGGAGCGCGCGCACATCGTCGTGGAGCCCGACCGCGCCGCAGCGATCGACCTGGCCGTCGGCCGCGCCCGCCGCGGCGACGTCGTCGTCGTCGCGGGCAAGGGGCACGAGCAGGGCCAGAACGTGGCGGGCGAGATACACCCGTTCGACGACCGGGAGGTCGTGCGCGCCGCGCTCCGGCGCCGTGCGGACGCGTTCCGGCGCCATGGACAAGGGACAAGAGGGGACGGGACGCAGGCGTGA
- a CDS encoding peptidoglycan D,D-transpeptidase FtsI family protein, translated as MTKGPGRGPAGPPPGRKRGSDGRGPRGAAGRDDKSGPGAARASGRQTGSTPRPPAGRADGAGRAGTKGGGARRPARGGTVPAPRKETPPKEPPRKDTARKEKPSGRTGGAATALKRSARKKAPAKGTAAEGRTARNAQSARPKPDGAAPRGSRAGGSGRRPPPGRPPRSRVPFHRRDPLKRLNVGLLVVAFVLSLFAGRLVQLQTIDSGQYTEQAMLQRMRELTLPAVRGDITDAQGNPLAMTVEARAIFADPSLIKADRRQPIVNALAPTLGLNPATLLKQISKPGTRFVYLAHGVRPDQARLVSSWNFLGIGTLPEYRREYPNDSLAASVIGFVNDTGSGAAGLESSLNGVLAGKEGWQRVEISPEGQHIPMGEDQKRPSVPGRGIRLTLQRDLQFKAQQAIEQQVRASRAKSGTVIVMDPRTGRLLAMASAPGFDPNDYADSDRSRWGSPLVQDAYEPGSTGKVVTAAAVMEHGGVTPQTPYTVPDKIKKYDLVFHDSHTHPPERLTFAGVLAKSSNVGTIMASESIGPQRLYQTLRDFGFGRRTGLPLPGETAGLLEPPTRWSGTDRYPIAFGQTVSVNAVQMASVYSTIANGGVRVAPNLVAGTVGDHDRFTPAPAPERKQVISAKTARQISDMLEGVTTKEGTAPKAQIKGYRVAGKTGTAEIVNPRCGCYDGGGYTASFAGFAPADDPRLVVQVVLQDPKRGSHYGGDAAAPVFKDVMSFALQSEKIPPTGSRPPIIEIRARD; from the coding sequence GTGACGAAGGGCCCGGGACGCGGTCCCGCCGGGCCGCCCCCCGGGCGCAAACGCGGCTCGGACGGGCGCGGCCCGCGCGGCGCGGCCGGGCGGGACGACAAGAGCGGCCCGGGCGCGGCGCGCGCGTCCGGGCGTCAGACAGGGAGCACGCCGCGCCCGCCCGCGGGACGGGCGGACGGCGCGGGACGGGCGGGCACGAAGGGCGGCGGTGCCCGCCGTCCCGCGCGCGGCGGCACGGTTCCGGCCCCCCGCAAGGAGACCCCGCCCAAGGAGCCCCCGCGCAAGGACACCGCACGCAAGGAGAAGCCGAGCGGGCGGACGGGCGGCGCGGCGACGGCCCTCAAGCGATCCGCGCGGAAGAAGGCGCCCGCCAAGGGCACGGCCGCGGAGGGCCGCACGGCCCGCAACGCCCAGAGCGCGCGGCCTAAGCCGGACGGCGCGGCCCCCCGCGGCTCGCGCGCCGGCGGCTCCGGACGGCGCCCCCCGCCCGGCCGCCCCCCGCGGTCCCGGGTCCCCTTCCACCGGCGCGACCCGCTCAAGCGGCTCAACGTCGGTCTGCTCGTCGTCGCGTTCGTGCTGTCGCTGTTCGCCGGGCGGCTCGTCCAGCTCCAGACGATCGACTCGGGGCAGTACACCGAGCAGGCGATGCTGCAGCGGATGCGGGAGCTCACGCTGCCCGCCGTCCGCGGCGACATCACCGACGCGCAGGGCAACCCGCTCGCCATGACGGTGGAGGCCCGCGCGATCTTCGCGGACCCCTCGCTCATCAAGGCGGACCGGCGGCAGCCGATCGTCAACGCGCTGGCCCCGACGCTCGGGCTGAACCCGGCGACGCTGCTGAAGCAGATCAGCAAGCCCGGGACGCGGTTCGTGTACCTCGCGCACGGGGTCCGCCCCGACCAGGCGCGGCTGGTCAGCTCGTGGAACTTCCTCGGCATCGGTACTTTGCCGGAATATCGCCGGGAATATCCCAACGATTCGCTGGCCGCCAGCGTCATAGGTTTCGTGAACGACACGGGGAGCGGGGCCGCCGGCCTGGAGAGTTCGCTGAACGGCGTGCTCGCCGGCAAGGAGGGCTGGCAGCGGGTCGAGATCAGTCCCGAGGGCCAGCACATCCCCATGGGCGAGGACCAGAAGCGCCCGTCGGTGCCCGGCCGCGGGATCCGGCTGACGTTGCAACGCGACCTGCAGTTCAAGGCGCAGCAGGCGATCGAGCAGCAGGTCAGGGCGAGCAGGGCCAAGAGCGGCACCGTGATCGTCATGGACCCGCGCACCGGCCGGCTCCTCGCGATGGCCTCCGCGCCGGGGTTCGACCCGAACGACTACGCCGACTCCGACCGGTCCCGCTGGGGCAGCCCCCTGGTGCAGGACGCCTACGAGCCGGGCAGCACCGGCAAGGTCGTCACCGCCGCGGCCGTCATGGAGCACGGCGGCGTCACCCCGCAGACGCCCTACACCGTCCCCGACAAGATCAAGAAGTACGACCTGGTGTTCCACGACTCGCACACCCACCCGCCCGAGCGGCTCACGTTCGCCGGCGTGCTCGCCAAGTCGAGCAACGTCGGCACGATCATGGCCAGCGAGAGCATCGGCCCGCAGCGGCTCTACCAGACGCTGCGGGACTTCGGGTTCGGCCGGCGGACCGGCCTGCCGCTGCCCGGCGAGACGGCGGGCCTCCTGGAGCCGCCGACCAGGTGGTCGGGCACCGACCGGTACCCGATCGCGTTCGGGCAGACGGTCTCGGTGAACGCGGTGCAGATGGCGAGCGTGTACTCGACGATCGCCAACGGCGGCGTCCGCGTCGCGCCGAACCTGGTCGCGGGCACCGTCGGGGATCACGACAGGTTCACCCCGGCGCCCGCGCCGGAGCGCAAGCAGGTCATCAGCGCGAAGACGGCCCGGCAGATCAGCGACATGCTGGAGGGCGTCACGACGAAGGAGGGCACCGCCCCGAAGGCCCAGATCAAGGGATACCGCGTCGCAGGCAAGACCGGCACCGCCGAGATCGTCAACCCGCGCTGCGGCTGCTACGACGGCGGCGGCTACACCGCCTCGTTCGCCGGGTTCGCGCCCGCGGACGACCCGCGCCTGGTGGTGCAGGTCGTCCTGCAGGATCCGAAGCGCGGGAGCCACTATGGTGGCGATGCGGCGGCACCGGTCTTCAAGGACGTGATGAGCTTCGCGCTTCAGTCCGAGAAGATCCCGCCGACGGGGAGCAGGCCGCCGATCATCGAGATCCGCGCCCGCGACTGA
- the murD gene encoding UDP-N-acetylmuramoyl-L-alanine--D-glutamate ligase, with protein MSESPWEGRSWDGPSVCVAGLGVSGRAAARVLAARGARVTLVDARDGAEQRGHAAELEACGVVVRLGDGESLPAGTGLVVTSPGWRPDAPLLAAAAAAGIEIIGEVELAWRLRPEGAAPWLAITGTDGKTTVVRMLACMLTAAGRKALAVGNVGTPIVEAVGEPHDVLAVELSSYQLHWSRSLAPYAATVLNVAPDHLDWHGSMDAYVGAKAKIFAPGCVAVYNADDDTSAALAERAEGVSRRIGFTLRVPRPGELGVVEELLVDRAFTDDPASEAAELAALGDVRPFAPHNVANALAAAGLARAFGVPPEAVREGLRAFVPDPHRIQHVADVAGVAYVNDSKATQPHAAAASLAAYDSVVWIAGGLLKGLDVDDLVRSCAGRLRGAVLMGRDRHRIAEALARHAPDVPVVDVPDTDTGAMDRVVARASGLARPGDTVLLAPVGASFDMFANYPARGDAFIAAVERLSRDAR; from the coding sequence GTGAGCGAGAGCCCCTGGGAGGGCCGTTCCTGGGACGGCCCGAGCGTGTGCGTGGCCGGGCTCGGCGTGTCCGGCCGCGCCGCCGCCCGCGTCCTCGCCGCGCGCGGTGCCCGCGTCACCCTCGTGGACGCCCGCGACGGCGCGGAGCAGCGCGGGCACGCCGCCGAGCTGGAGGCCTGCGGGGTCGTGGTCCGGCTCGGCGACGGCGAGTCCCTCCCGGCGGGCACCGGCCTCGTCGTGACCTCGCCGGGCTGGCGGCCGGACGCGCCGCTGCTCGCCGCGGCCGCCGCGGCCGGCATCGAGATCATCGGCGAGGTGGAGCTGGCGTGGCGGCTCCGCCCCGAGGGCGCGGCGCCCTGGCTGGCCATCACCGGGACGGACGGCAAGACCACCGTCGTGCGGATGCTGGCCTGCATGCTCACCGCCGCCGGCCGCAAGGCCCTCGCCGTCGGGAACGTCGGGACGCCGATCGTGGAGGCCGTCGGCGAGCCCCACGACGTGCTGGCGGTGGAGCTGTCGAGCTACCAGCTGCACTGGTCCCGCTCGCTCGCCCCGTACGCGGCCACGGTGCTGAATGTCGCACCCGACCACCTCGACTGGCACGGCTCGATGGACGCCTACGTCGGCGCCAAGGCGAAGATCTTCGCCCCGGGCTGCGTCGCCGTCTACAACGCCGACGACGACACCTCCGCGGCACTCGCCGAACGCGCCGAGGGCGTGTCCCGGCGGATCGGCTTCACCCTCCGGGTGCCGCGCCCCGGGGAGCTCGGCGTCGTGGAGGAGCTGCTGGTCGACCGGGCCTTCACCGACGACCCCGCGAGCGAGGCCGCCGAACTGGCCGCGCTCGGCGACGTGCGGCCGTTCGCGCCGCACAACGTCGCCAACGCGCTCGCCGCCGCCGGGCTGGCCCGCGCGTTCGGCGTGCCGCCCGAGGCCGTCCGCGAGGGGCTGCGGGCGTTCGTCCCCGACCCGCACCGCATCCAGCACGTCGCCGACGTCGCGGGCGTCGCCTACGTCAACGACTCCAAGGCGACCCAGCCGCACGCCGCCGCAGCGTCCCTCGCCGCCTATGACAGCGTCGTGTGGATCGCCGGCGGCCTCCTCAAGGGCCTGGACGTCGACGACCTCGTGCGCTCATGCGCCGGGCGGCTGCGCGGCGCCGTGCTGATGGGACGGGACCGGCACCGGATCGCCGAGGCACTCGCGCGACACGCCCCGGATGTCCCCGTGGTGGACGTCCCCGACACCGACACTGGGGCCATGGACCGCGTCGTCGCCCGCGCCTCCGGCCTCGCCCGGCCCGGGGACACCGTGCTGCTCGCGCCCGTCGGGGCCTCCTTCGACATGTTCGCCAACTACCCGGCCCGCGGGGACGCCTTCATAGCGGCGGTCGAGCGCCTCTCCCGGGACGCCCGGTAG
- a CDS encoding UDP-N-acetylmuramoyl-tripeptide--D-alanyl-D-alanine ligase — protein sequence MIPLPLSTIAEITGGTRHGPADPVVDDPVLDDPVVTGPVVIDSRAVEPGALFAALKGERADGHDFAAGALAAGAAGVLAQHPVDGPCVVVDDVQEALGRLARAVLERLPDVTVVAVTGSAGKTSTKDLIGQVLSGAGPTVYPPGSFNNEIGLPLTVLRADPATRHLVLEMGARGIGHIAYLTGIARPDVGVVLNVGTAHVGEFGSRENIAVAKGEIVEAVPPGGTAVLNADDPLVGAMASRTKGEVVTFGRSPGAAVRAEGETLDDQGRARFTLVTPEGAAPVALRLHGSHAVPNALAAAAAARAAGLATGAIAEALSAAVPVSRWRMEVTERADGVTVVNDAYNANPDSTRAAIDVLVHLARGRRAYAVLGEMAELGDSSVAEHARIGQHVARSGIAGFVVVGANAAAMAEGAGQVASWTGECVQVDDVGAAVTVLRERLAPRDVVLVKGSRVAGLERVAEAILAEDGR from the coding sequence GTGATCCCACTTCCGCTGTCGACGATCGCGGAGATCACGGGAGGGACCCGGCACGGGCCGGCGGACCCGGTGGTGGACGACCCCGTACTGGATGACCCCGTGGTCACCGGCCCGGTGGTGATCGACTCCCGCGCGGTGGAACCCGGGGCGCTGTTCGCGGCGCTGAAGGGCGAGCGCGCGGACGGGCACGACTTCGCGGCCGGGGCCCTCGCGGCCGGGGCGGCGGGCGTGCTCGCACAACACCCGGTGGACGGGCCGTGCGTGGTCGTCGACGACGTCCAGGAGGCGCTCGGACGGCTCGCCAGGGCCGTCCTGGAGCGGCTGCCGGACGTGACCGTCGTCGCGGTCACCGGCTCGGCCGGCAAGACCTCCACCAAGGACCTCATCGGGCAGGTCCTGAGCGGCGCGGGCCCGACGGTCTACCCGCCCGGCTCGTTCAACAACGAGATCGGGCTGCCGCTCACCGTGCTGCGCGCCGACCCCGCCACCCGGCACCTCGTGCTGGAGATGGGCGCCCGCGGCATCGGCCACATCGCCTACCTGACCGGGATCGCGCGCCCGGACGTCGGCGTCGTGCTGAACGTCGGCACCGCGCACGTCGGTGAGTTCGGCAGCCGGGAGAACATCGCCGTGGCCAAGGGCGAGATCGTGGAAGCGGTCCCGCCGGGCGGCACGGCCGTCCTCAACGCCGACGACCCGCTGGTCGGCGCGATGGCATCCCGGACGAAGGGCGAGGTCGTCACGTTCGGCCGCTCGCCGGGCGCCGCGGTCCGCGCCGAGGGCGAGACCCTCGACGACCAGGGCCGGGCGCGCTTCACCCTGGTCACGCCGGAGGGCGCTGCGCCGGTCGCGCTGCGCCTGCACGGCTCGCACGCCGTCCCGAACGCGCTGGCCGCGGCCGCCGCCGCGCGCGCGGCGGGGCTCGCGACCGGAGCGATCGCCGAGGCGCTCTCGGCGGCCGTGCCGGTCAGCCGGTGGCGGATGGAGGTCACCGAGCGGGCCGACGGGGTGACCGTGGTGAACGACGCCTACAACGCCAACCCCGACTCGACCCGCGCCGCGATCGACGTGCTCGTGCATCTGGCCCGCGGCCGCCGCGCCTACGCGGTGCTGGGCGAGATGGCCGAACTAGGTGACTCGTCCGTGGCGGAACATGCCAGGATCGGGCAGCATGTCGCGCGCAGCGGGATCGCCGGGTTCGTGGTGGTCGGCGCGAACGCGGCGGCGATGGCCGAAGGGGCCGGGCAGGTGGCGTCATGGACGGGAGAGTGCGTACAGGTGGATGACGTCGGCGCGGCGGTGACCGTGCTCAGGGAGCGGCTCGCGCCGCGGGACGTCGTGCTGGTGAAGGGCTCCCGCGTGGCCGGCCTGGAACGGGTGGCCGAGGCGATCCTCGCGGAGGACGGCCGATGA
- the rsmH gene encoding 16S rRNA (cytosine(1402)-N(4))-methyltransferase RsmH, giving the protein MDGVENGAGNSARNHAAQDRGPDGGHIPVMLGRVLELLVPAAEAVAGRAPVYLDATLGMGGHAEAMLRAVPELRLIGLDRDTTALERSARRLAPFGDRVTLEHAVYDEIPSVLRRLRVRAVDAVLFDLGVSSPQLDEADRGFAYSYDAPLDMRMDRTQSLTAAEVVNGYPPAELARILREYGEERFAQRIAAAIVRERGRAPLDSTRRLADLVRTSIPAATRRTGGNPAKRTFQALRIEVNAELDTWRRALPAALAALPVGGRVAVLSYHSLEDRITKQVLAAQAADTTPPELPVPLPEHEPRFRLLTRGAELASDEETTTNPRAGSVRMRAAERVREAT; this is encoded by the coding sequence ATGGACGGCGTGGAGAACGGAGCGGGGAACAGCGCAAGGAACCACGCGGCGCAGGACCGGGGGCCCGACGGCGGCCACATCCCGGTCATGCTCGGCCGCGTTCTCGAACTTCTCGTCCCCGCCGCCGAGGCCGTCGCCGGCCGCGCTCCCGTGTACCTCGACGCCACGCTCGGCATGGGCGGTCACGCCGAGGCGATGCTGCGGGCCGTCCCGGAGCTGCGCCTGATCGGCCTCGACCGCGACACCACGGCGCTGGAGCGGTCCGCGCGCAGGCTCGCCCCGTTCGGCGACCGCGTGACGCTGGAACACGCCGTCTACGACGAGATCCCCTCCGTGCTGCGCCGGCTCCGCGTCCGGGCGGTCGACGCCGTCCTGTTCGACCTCGGCGTGTCCTCCCCGCAGCTCGACGAGGCCGACCGCGGCTTCGCCTATTCCTATGACGCCCCTCTCGACATGCGGATGGACCGCACCCAGAGCCTCACCGCGGCCGAGGTCGTCAACGGCTACCCGCCCGCCGAGCTCGCCCGCATCCTGCGCGAGTACGGCGAGGAGCGGTTCGCCCAGCGCATCGCCGCCGCGATCGTCCGGGAGCGCGGGCGCGCCCCGCTGGACTCCACCCGGCGACTCGCCGACCTGGTGCGCACCTCCATCCCCGCCGCCACCCGCCGCACCGGCGGCAACCCGGCCAAGCGCACCTTCCAGGCGCTGCGCATCGAGGTGAACGCGGAGCTCGACACCTGGCGCCGGGCGCTGCCCGCCGCGCTCGCCGCGCTGCCGGTCGGCGGCCGGGTGGCCGTCCTGTCGTACCACTCCCTCGAAGACCGCATCACCAAGCAGGTCCTCGCCGCCCAGGCGGCCGACACGACCCCGCCGGAGCTGCCGGTCCCGCTGCCCGAGCACGAGCCGAGGTTCCGGCTCCTGACACGCGGGGCCGAGCTGGCGTCCGACGAGGAGACCACGACCAACCCACGGGCCGGATCGGTGCGGATGCGCGCCGCGGAGCGCGTCCGGGAGGCGACATGA
- the mraY gene encoding phospho-N-acetylmuramoyl-pentapeptide-transferase, with translation MTNIIIAAGIALIFVGVGTPVWIRIVNRLGYGQMIRDEGPEAHLNKRGTPTMGGTVFIVGSLVGYAAAHLFTGEVPTISGILVLFLMTGLGLVGFVDDYIKVFKQRSLGLRSGAKMIGIVLVGVVFAVGSLNFPNGYDVTPADPHLSFLRDFGPSIGPYLFVVWALLLIAAMSNGVNLTDGLDGLAAGPAGMVLAAYVIIGNWQLRNSCAAALAPNCYSVRDPLDLAVVAAAVLGGVFGFLWWNAPPAKIFMGDTGSLALGGVLVGLAILTRTQFLLAILCGLIVMITLSVIIQVGGFKMTGKRVFKMAPLQHHFELSGWAETTIVVRFWLMSALFVAIGIGLFYLEWMPKK, from the coding sequence ATGACCAACATCATCATCGCCGCGGGGATCGCGCTGATCTTCGTCGGGGTCGGCACACCGGTGTGGATCCGCATCGTCAACCGGCTCGGCTACGGCCAGATGATCCGCGACGAGGGCCCCGAGGCCCACCTGAACAAGCGCGGCACCCCCACGATGGGCGGGACGGTCTTCATCGTCGGCTCGCTCGTCGGCTACGCGGCCGCGCACCTGTTCACCGGGGAGGTCCCCACCATCTCGGGGATCCTCGTGCTGTTCCTGATGACCGGCCTCGGCCTCGTCGGGTTCGTGGACGACTACATCAAGGTGTTCAAGCAGCGCAGCCTCGGCCTGCGCAGCGGCGCCAAGATGATCGGCATCGTCCTCGTCGGCGTCGTGTTCGCGGTGGGGTCGCTGAACTTCCCCAACGGCTACGACGTCACCCCCGCCGACCCCCACCTGTCCTTCCTGCGCGACTTCGGCCCCTCGATCGGCCCGTACCTGTTCGTGGTGTGGGCGCTGCTGCTCATCGCGGCCATGTCCAACGGCGTGAACCTCACCGACGGGCTGGACGGTCTCGCGGCGGGCCCGGCCGGCATGGTGCTGGCCGCCTACGTCATCATCGGCAACTGGCAGCTGCGCAACAGCTGCGCCGCCGCCCTCGCCCCCAACTGCTACAGCGTCCGCGACCCCCTGGACCTCGCGGTGGTCGCCGCGGCCGTGCTCGGCGGCGTGTTCGGGTTCCTGTGGTGGAACGCCCCGCCCGCGAAGATCTTCATGGGCGACACCGGTTCGCTGGCCCTCGGCGGCGTCCTGGTCGGCCTGGCGATCCTCACCCGCACCCAGTTCCTGCTCGCCATCCTGTGCGGGCTGATCGTGATGATCACGCTGTCGGTGATCATCCAGGTCGGCGGGTTCAAGATGACCGGGAAACGCGTGTTCAAGATGGCGCCGCTGCAGCACCACTTCGAGCTGTCGGGATGGGCCGAGACCACCATCGTCGTGCGCTTCTGGCTGATGTCCGCGCTCTTCGTGGCGATCGGCATCGGCCTGTTCTACCTGGAATGGATGCCGAAGAAGTGA
- the ftsW gene encoding putative lipid II flippase FtsW, with amino-acid sequence MTTAAGEDGAARRPGPREQVVAAVGLLDRPLTSYYLVLGCSVMLLALGLTMVLSASSVKQLQATGSAYTLFQKQAVWVAIGLPGMWLASRLPVKTFRALAYPLLLLSVVALALVLVPGLGRSAGGATRWVDLGPVQIQPSELAKLALVLWGADLLARKDRLGQLTEWRPLLVPLMPGAGVLVLLVMLGSDLGTTLVLLTIFLALLWVVGAPGRLFVGIAGLVCLLVSILIIVEPYRMQRLTGFLDPSGNQLTTNYQGTQGLFAVASGGLFGTGLGEGRAKWDYLPHAETDFIFAIVGEEFGLVGTLVVLGLFGLLTYAGLRIARRVKDPFTRLAAAGATAWLVVQAIVNIGAVIGVLPITGIPLPLVSYGGSALIPTLFALGMLLAFAKREPGARQALSARGPGPVVRALSWLGLARR; translated from the coding sequence ATGACCACCGCGGCCGGGGAGGACGGCGCCGCCCGGCGTCCGGGGCCACGGGAGCAGGTGGTCGCCGCCGTCGGGCTGCTCGACCGCCCCCTCACCTCCTACTACCTGGTGCTGGGCTGCTCGGTGATGCTGCTCGCGCTCGGCCTGACGATGGTGCTGTCGGCCTCCAGCGTGAAGCAGCTCCAGGCGACGGGCTCGGCGTACACGCTGTTCCAGAAGCAGGCCGTGTGGGTCGCGATCGGGCTGCCCGGCATGTGGCTGGCGTCCCGGCTGCCGGTGAAGACGTTCCGCGCGCTCGCCTACCCGCTGCTGCTGCTGTCGGTGGTCGCGCTGGCGCTGGTGCTGGTCCCCGGGCTCGGGCGCAGCGCGGGCGGCGCGACCCGCTGGGTCGACCTCGGCCCGGTGCAGATCCAGCCGTCCGAGCTGGCCAAGCTCGCGCTCGTGCTGTGGGGCGCCGACCTGCTGGCCCGCAAGGACCGGCTCGGCCAGCTCACCGAGTGGCGGCCGCTGCTGGTGCCGCTGATGCCGGGCGCCGGGGTGCTCGTCCTGCTGGTGATGCTGGGCAGCGACCTCGGCACCACGCTGGTGCTCCTCACGATCTTCCTGGCGCTGCTGTGGGTCGTCGGCGCCCCGGGCCGGCTGTTCGTCGGCATCGCGGGGCTCGTGTGCCTGCTCGTGTCGATCCTCATCATCGTCGAGCCGTACCGGATGCAGCGCCTCACCGGGTTCCTCGACCCGTCCGGCAACCAGCTCACCACCAACTACCAGGGCACGCAGGGGCTGTTCGCGGTCGCCTCGGGCGGCCTGTTCGGCACGGGCCTCGGCGAGGGCCGCGCCAAGTGGGACTACCTGCCGCACGCCGAGACCGACTTCATCTTCGCGATCGTGGGGGAGGAGTTCGGCCTCGTCGGGACGCTCGTCGTGCTCGGCCTGTTCGGCCTGCTCACCTACGCGGGCCTGCGCATCGCCAGGCGCGTGAAGGACCCGTTCACCCGGCTGGCCGCCGCGGGTGCCACGGCGTGGCTGGTGGTCCAGGCGATCGTGAACATCGGCGCGGTCATCGGCGTCCTGCCCATCACGGGGATCCCCCTCCCGCTCGTCTCCTACGGGGGCTCGGCGCTCATCCCGACCCTGTTCGCGCTCGGCATGCTCCTGGCGTTCGCCAAGCGCGAGCCCGGCGCGCGGCAGGCACTCTCCGCACGGGGTCCCGGACCGGTCGTGAGGGCTCTAAGCTGGCTGGGTCTGGCACGGCGTTGA